The sequence below is a genomic window from Brevibacillus agri.
GTTGCTTTTGCCTCCAGGAAAAACATGTCCCCTTCCGGCTTTTGCACGATGACCCCCACGCACTCTCCATCCTGTGTGACCACATCAATGGCAAAATGATGCTCCAGCACCCGAATGTTCCCCTGCTCCATCACCCGCTTGGACAGAGCGCGGACGATTTCTGCTCCGGTTGCATCCCCGTTTGCGTGCAAAATGCGCCGCTTGCTGTGCGCCCCTTCCTGCGTCAGTTCGTACTGGCCTTGTTCATCCCGATCGAACTCCGTCCCATATGCAATCAGTTCTTTCAAGCGATCAGGGCCTTCGTGTACGAGCACTTCCACCGCTTCGTACGAGCAAAGTCCAGCTCCGGCGATCAGCGTATCTTGACGATGCAAGGCAGGAGAATCCGACTTGGCAGTAACGGCGGCAATCCCCCCTTGTGCCCAGCGGGTATTGCTGTCATCCAGCCCTTTTTTGCTAATCAGAACTACATCCGCAAACTCACTCGTCTGCAATGCCGTATACAACCCGGCTATCCCTGCTCCTACAACGGCTACGTCTGTTTTCAATCGAGGCAACGACTGCAAATCAAAATCCGCGATATAACGGGGAATCATGGCTGCTGTCCCTTCTCTCCGTAACTGATGATTTCCCACCCATTATAGCAAATACCGACCGGATGAAAACTACATTGGAAGAGTTCCTTTTCAGGCGTAAGAAAACCTGTATCGAAAGACTTCTCAAGGATGAGCGATCGCGTTTTGGCGAAAGGCTGTTCTTGCAAAAAAAGAGCGCCCGCCCTCAGGCGAACACTCTTTGCAGGCAAACTAGCTTCAGTTGGATTGGGCGACACATTCCTTGCAGGTTCCGCACACTTCAAACTTGTGCCCGGTCACCTGGAAATCTTCCGGGACAGCCGCCATGACGTTCATCGGACAGCCTGGCAGGGAAGAGGTCTTCCCGCATTCCGTACAGATGACGTGGTGATGGTGATGCCCGTCGGCGGAGCAAGCGAGACGAAAACGGCCTTCTCCCTCCAGCTCCGTCTCCTCCAAAATCCCCAGCTCAACAAAAGTGGAGATGTTGCGATAAACCGTATCGAAGCTGAGCGTCGGATACTGCTCCTTGATTCGTTCCATAATATCCTTGGCAGACAAGTAGCGCTTTTCGGCTGCGCAGATGCGGATCATTTCCTCCCGCTTGCCGGTATATTTGTACCCGTGCTCCTTCAAAATTTGCAGGGCTTCTTCCACTTTCATCGACAAACACTCCTTCCTTTTGTCTTAACCTGATGACTCTATCGCATTATCACACGCAGCTTTTTGACTCCCAAGACAACGAGCATAATCAAAACGGCCATCAACACAATTGTACCACCAGATGCCCAATCGAAGAGATAGGCAAAATACAAACCGCTCAACACGGAGATTTCTGCGAACAGAATCGAGAAAAAGATCGTTTGGCGAAAGCTTCGGGCAATTTGCAGGCTCGCCGCAACCGGAAGCGTAATCAGCGCGGAAATCAAAAGCACGCCGACAATCCGCATGGAAGCGGCAATCGTAAGCGCCACGAGCACCATGAACCACAGGTTGATCGATCTGCGCGCGACACCGGACACCCGGGCGAACTCTTCGTCAAAGGAGACGGCGAACAGCTCCTTGTAAATCAAAAAGACGGTGCCCAGCACAACGACTGCTACGCCAATCAGCGCATACAAGTCCTCGATGGAGACAGTGACAATTTTCCCGAACAAATACGAGTACAGGTCAGCGTTGAATCCGTCCGCCACACTGATTAACACCGTAAACAGCCCCAGACCTGTGGACAAAATGATCGGGATCGCCAAATCCTGATACGCTTTGTACACTTTGCGCAGCCGTTCAATGAACAAAGAGCCGACTACCGCAAAAAGCATCCCGAAAAACAGCGGGTTTACTGCCGAGAAAAAGGCAATTTTTTTCGAGACCAGCATCCCCGCCGCCACGCCCGAGAGCGTGACGTGAGAAAGTCCGTCGGCCATCATCGACAAGCGCCGGACGATGAGAAACGTCCCGAGCAACGGGCAAATCAGGCCAATCAAAATCCCCGAAAACAGGGTGTACCGCAAAAAATCATACTGCCACCAATCAGCCAGCATGTTCATACTCCTTCTTTGTTATCTCGTTTGCAACGGCTTAATGGTGATGAGACAAAAGCCGGACAGAATCACCATACATGCTCTGCAATATTTTTTCCTGATTGTGCTCAAACTCGTGAGCCGTTCCATGAAAATGAATCTTCTTCTGCACGCAAGCTACTTTTGTCACCCATTGCGACATGACGCCGACGTCGTGGCTCACGATCATCATCGTCAGGCCGTTTTCCTCTTTGAGCGAGCGAAGCAGACCGTAAAACTGCTCAATCGACTCCTGGTCGACACCGACAGT
It includes:
- a CDS encoding metal ABC transporter permease gives rise to the protein MLADWWQYDFLRYTLFSGILIGLICPLLGTFLIVRRLSMMADGLSHVTLSGVAAGMLVSKKIAFFSAVNPLFFGMLFAVVGSLFIERLRKVYKAYQDLAIPIILSTGLGLFTVLISVADGFNADLYSYLFGKIVTVSIEDLYALIGVAVVVLGTVFLIYKELFAVSFDEEFARVSGVARRSINLWFMVLVALTIAASMRIVGVLLISALITLPVAASLQIARSFRQTIFFSILFAEISVLSGLYFAYLFDWASGGTIVLMAVLIMLVVLGVKKLRVIMR
- a CDS encoding Fur family transcriptional regulator; amino-acid sequence: MKVEEALQILKEHGYKYTGKREEMIRICAAEKRYLSAKDIMERIKEQYPTLSFDTVYRNISTFVELGILEETELEGEGRFRLACSADGHHHHHVICTECGKTSSLPGCPMNVMAAVPEDFQVTGHKFEVCGTCKECVAQSN